From Helicoverpa armigera isolate CAAS_96S chromosome 26, ASM3070526v1, whole genome shotgun sequence, one genomic window encodes:
- the LOC110379750 gene encoding uncharacterized protein LOC110379750, with protein sequence MLDKTILGGSWESVVSRDDYEIDYSQSPRGSPLKDTSNIQDEPGYCISRHNPNKTFRRESVIASWKSLKKERELALGKRFIYVDADSYQDYYGRNKVKRCKSDRAPNTPRVPKKVKRTYSVLYRYDPSEEKVVKEYKYQLPKDSEPSSLPVMQKSYSEPFLRSESSPKKKVKRSFTTLLNIKTKFLNIFTSKS encoded by the exons ATGTTGGACAAAACTATCCTCGGTGGTAGTTGGGAAAGCGTG GTGTCGAGAGACGACTACGAGATTGACTACAGCCAGAGTCCAAGGGGTTCTCCCTTGAAGGACACGTCTAACATTCAAGATGAGCCGGGCTACTGCATCAGCCGTCACAACCCTAACAAGACCTTCCGGAGGGAGTCTGTCATCGCTTCGTGGAAGAGTTTGAAGAAAGAGAGGGAGTTGGCTTTGGGAAAGCGTTTTATCTACGTTGATGCTGATAGCTACCAAGATTATTACGGCAGGAACAAGGTGAAGAGATGCAAGAGTGATAGGGCACCTAACACACCCAGGGTGCCTAAAAAAGTCAAGCGCACATACTCCGTTCTCTACAGATATGACCCATCGGAAGAGAAAGTAGTCAAGGAGTACAAGTACCAGCTTCCTAAGGATTCCGAACCTTCAAGCCTGCCGGTGATGCAGAAATCCTACTCGGAGCCCTTCTTGAGGTCTGAATCATCCCCTAAGAAGAAGGTTAAGAGGTCTTTCACGACCTTGCTGAACATTAAGACGAAGTTCTTGAACATCTTCACGTCCAAGAGTTAA